The genomic window CGTTGAGGAGGGACAAATTCTGGGTTAAGGTTCTTGATGATCTCGGAAGCAATAGGATCGGCGAGGAGAGTGTCAATGACCTCGCAGATCtgaagaaaaaagagattAGAGATTAGAGACAAGCGTGCACCATTTCAACTCACCAAGTCTTCGATGTGGTCAAGCAGGTCCTTGAAGTTGACGAACGCCAACTCGGCTTCGAGGTGAGTGTATTCGGACAAGTGTCTGCAAAACGTCGGTTTTCACACTGTAGAGATCGCGGAAATTTTTCTCACCTTCTAGTCAAACTCTTCTCAGCCCTGAAGCTTTCCTGGATACAGTAGACGTCACCCAAACTAGGCAAAACAGTCTCGAGGTAGAGCTGACTACTTTGAGTGAGGTAGGCCTTGGATCCGTAGTAGTCAAATTCGAAAAGAGTAGAACCACCCTCGACAGAGGTTTGGACCATACAGGGGGGAGTGACCTCGGTGATTCGGCGCTTGTGGAAGCTCTCTCGTAAAGCACGGAGGAAGAGGGCACGGAATCGCATGACAGAGGCGGCGATTTCACCACGGAGTTCGAGATGTCGAAGGTCAGCTCGGATAGAGGCATCAGTGTCCTATATTAAATCAGAAATGAGTCCGTGAGTAAGAGTGGACGGGCCGCTTACAGGTTGGAGTCGAGATTCAATAGCCTCGGCACCAGTGGGAGCCTTGCCAATAATCTTCCAGTAGTCAACAGCCAACTCGACACCACCAGGGGCAGTTTGGCCTTCCTTGACCTTTTCAACGGTACCGACAACCTCGACAGTGCATTCAAGGCTCAAGTCGAGGGCGTCAACGGTACGGATACAGTCACCAGTGAGGATACATTGGAGGAATCCAGAACCATCTCGGAGAACAACGAAGAAGTTGGTCTTTTGAGGTCGGAATCGGTGGACCCAACCTTGGAGACGAACTCGCTTGTCAACGAGCTCGGGCACGGCCCAGATCTTGGTCTATATGTAATATTAGCCATGATATAGATATATAGGTATCAAACTTACAGACTTGGTCTCCTTGGAAGGGTCGTCGACAAGAACAACATTCTTggcttcttctctcctAAGCCTGTCCTTCTCGGCCTGTTCCTGTCTCTGCTTCTCAAGCCTCTCACCTTCAGCAGCGAGCTTGGCTTCGGCCTTCCTCCAGCCACCAATGCTCTTCAcaagcttcttcttggcGGACGCAGAAAGCTCAACCCAGTCGTTGCGCTCAACAGAGTCGGCCTTGCGGACCATGAAGGTAGCCACCGAGGAAGGGTTCGCATCAGCCTCGGGAGAAGGGTTGAAGGATTGGTAGGCGGCGAGAGGTGAAGCAAAGGGGGAGAGCTCGGCGCCGGTTCCCTCGGTGTCAGACCCGGTCTTCTCATCGATGTAGACGACGGGGAGGTCTGGCTTCTAATCAGTAATAGATAAGGCATAATGTCAAAGGACGTACCAGACTTTTGGTCCTCGCTCAATTTGAGGGTGTCGGTGACAGTGCTGGCGAGTTTGGAGACGACGTCTTGTGCCTGTTCCATGACTGAAGGCTTTTGTTCTGACATAGTGAGGGAAAAAAACgaggagagaaaaggaagaatgAGAAATAAGGAAGTTGTGCTGAGCAGTATATAAATCGGACTCGAAATTAATAAATAATGCGTTTACTTAACCTACCCTAGGCCCTGTCCTGGACATGTCCCGGCGGGGCTGTCCGGCGGCGGTTGACTAAATCCCACTTCCAAAAATGTTCTTATTATTATTTTAATTAAGCTAGCCGACCGTTGCTGGGTTGCTTCCGTCGTCGTCGGTTCAAGTTTCCTTCTGCTGTATGTCGGTATATCCATCAAATTACATCTATAAAATGTACATatagatatatatatatataatatTATATTTGATTATAATATCCATATGCGCTCCAGCCCTTCAATTGGTATAATCTCCAATCATGATGAAATATATGCATGACCACCGCCAAAATTATCTAGTTTGTTCCAATTGCAATGCTCAGGCGACGACTTGACTACGCGATATGCTGAAGTTGTATGTGCCCCAAGTTGGATTTGAGTGCTGGCAGCTATCCTATGCATGAACACAATATCTACATCTATATTTTATATGTAAAACAATAATGTCACATATACCATGAGCGAGAACTAGAACACAGAAGAAACTATCATAACAAATTACATTTTTCGGACGTCATACCGATGGCTAAAGCCTGTTCGTCGACTAAAAGAGGGGATAGAGGACCAAAATGGAAGGGGACATGCAGTACTTATAACTCACGCTTTCTAATATGGTCTTGGATTTTTTCGCTGAGCTTATTTAGTTCGTATCCCTTCTGGACTCGGAATGCCTCTACCAACCCCGCCGCCTCACTCTCGGACATACCTCTTTTGGAAGCTATGTCCTTGATAGAGTCGAAGATGGGTCGTCTACGGTTAaacatcctcctctccttttcatTTTTTCTGAACTCAGGCCTCTGGCTCATCTCCCTTACGGGTAACCGCCCATTCCTGCCCACGATGTACTCGTCCCACAGCTCCTTCACATCTCTGACAGTACGGTCCATTGAAAGAACCAAAAGTTGAGGCGGGGCGATGGAGACGGCGTGCGAAGTAGAAGTAGCAAGGGAGGGAGAGGTAGCGAgggaggaggtggtggcgacggaggaggaggcggCGACGGTGGAGGTCGAGGGGTCGGTTGGGGCTTGGACATTGAAGTGGAGCAGTGGGTCGTCAGCTAACATTCCTGATGCCTTTGAGAAAATATGACTAACCTCCAGACGGGCCTTTATGTCTAAGGTCACGGGCGATGGTGTAGAAGGCATCACCGATCCCGGCCAACA from Cryptococcus gattii WM276 chromosome E, complete sequence includes these protein-coding regions:
- a CDS encoding Asparagine-tRNA ligase, putative (Similar to TIGR gene model, INSD accession AAW43427.1); protein product: MSEQKPSVMEQAQDVVSKLASTVTDTLKLSEDQKSDLPVVYIDEKTGSDTEGTGAELSPFASPLAAYQSFNPSPEADANPSSVATFMVRKADSVERNDWVELSASAKKKLVKSIGGWRKAEAKLAAEGERLEKQRQEQAEKDRLRREEAKNVVLVDDPSKETKSTKIWAVPELVDKRVRLQGWVHRFRPQKTNFFVVLRDGSGFLQCILTGDCIRTVDALDLSLECTVEVVGTVEKVKEGQTAPGGVELAVDYWKIIGKAPTGAEAIESRLQPDTDASIRADLRHLELRGEIAASVMRFRALFLRALRESFHKRRITEVTPPCMVQTSVEGGSTLFEFDYYGSKAYLTQSSQLYLETVLPSLGDVYCIQESFRAEKSLTRRHLSEYTHLEAELAFVNFKDLLDHIEDLICEVIDTLLADPIASEIIKNLNPEFVPPQRPFVRLDYCDAIKYLNEHGIMREDGEDHVVGDDIAEAAERKMTDQINKPIMLINFPKALKSFYMKALEDAPDFTESVDVLVPGVGEVIGGSMRISDLEELMAGYKREDIPADPYYWFTDQRKYGTAEHGGYGLGVERCLAWILKRYTVRECSLYPRYMGRATP